The nucleotide window AAGGCGGCCACCAGTACGAGATCGACCTTCCCGATGGCGTGGATGACGCACACACGTTTATGAAAAACGGCGTCCTGACTGTCGAGATGGAGGGCGATCTATGAAACTCACCGTCAAACCACTGAAACAGAAGGACGCAGGGCGTGGACTGGCCGCGATCGACCGCGTCTCGATGCGCGAACTCGACCTCGAAAACGGCGATTACATCGTTATCAAGGGGAAAGGTGACAACCAGTCCGTCGCCCGCGTCTGGCCGGGCTATCCCGAAGACGAAGGCCGCGGGATCGTCCGGATCGACGGCCGCCTGCGACAGGAAGCCGACGTCGGGATCGACGACCGTGTCGAGATCGAAGCCGCGGACGTCAATCCCGCGAAATCGGTCACGGTCGCGCTCCCGCAGAACCTGCGCATTCGTGGCGACATCGGGCCGCTCGTGCGCGACAAACTCAGCGGGCAGGCCGTCACCGAGGGCCAGACGGTACCGTTCTCGCTGTCGTTCGGCCCGATGGCCAGCTCCGGCCAGTCGGTCCCGCTGAAGATCGCGAGCAGTTCGCCCTCGGGCACGGTCGTCATCACGGACTCGACGAACATCGAGATCTCCGAGACGCCGGCCGAGCAGGTCAGCGCCGGACCGGGCGCGTCCCCGGAAGGCGTCCCGGACGTCACCTACGAGGACATCGGCGGCTTAGACGACGAACTCGATCAGGTCCGCGAGATGATCGAGCTGCCGATGCGCCACCCCGAACTGTTCCAACAGCTCGGTATCGAACCGCCGAAGGGCGTCCTCCTGCACGGCCCACCGGGCACCGGGAAGACCCTCATGGCGAAAGCGGTTGCCAACGAGATCGACGCTCACTTCGAGACGATCTCCGGCCCGGAGATCATGTCGAAGTACTACGGTGAAAGCGAGGAGAAACTCCGCGAGGTGTTCGAGGAGGCCGAAGAGAACGCCCCCTCGATCGTCTTCATCGACGAACTCGACTCCATCGCACCAAAGCGCGAAGAAGCCGGCGGTGACGTCGAACGGCGCGTCGTCGCCCAGCTGCTCAGCCTGATGGACGGCCTCGAGGAGCGCGGTCGTGTGACCGTCATCGCAGCGACCAACCGGGTCGACGACATCGACCCCGCGCTCCGGCGTGGCGGTCGCTTCGACCGCGAGATCGAAATCGGCGTACCGGACAAGGAAGGGCGCAAGGAGATCCTGCAGGTCCACACCCGCGGGATGCCCCTGACTGACTCGGTCGATCTGGAACACTACGCGTCCAACACCCACGGCTTCGTCGGTGCCGACCTCGAGTCGCTCGCTCGAGAGAGCGCGATGAACGCCTTGCGTCGCATCCGCCCGGAACTCGACCTCGAGTCCGAGGAGATCGACGCCGACGTGCTCGACCGCCTGCAGGTCAACAAGCAAGACTTCAAGGAAGCGCTCAAGGGAATCCAGCCCTCGGCGATGCGGGAAGTCTTCGTCGAAGTCCCCGACGTCACGTGGAACGACGTCGGCGGCCTTGGCGACACCAAAGAACGCCTGCGCGAGACCATCCAGTGGCCACTCGACTACCCCGAGGTGTTCGAGGCCATGGACATGGACGCCGCCAAAGGCGTCATGATGTACGGCCCGCCGGGCACCGGGAAGACGCTGCTCGCCAAAGCCGTCGCCAACGAGGCCGAATCGAACTTCATCTCGATCAAAGGCCCCGAACTGCTGAACAAGTACGTCGGCGAGTCCGAGAAGGGCGTCCGTGAGATCTTCGAGAAGGCGCGGTCGAACGCACCGACCGTGATCTTCTTCGACGAGATCGACTCGATCGCCGGCGAACGCGGCCAGCGACAGGGTGACTCCGGCGTCGGCGAACGCGTCGTCTCCCAGCTGCTGACCGAACTCGACGGGCTCGAGGAACTCGAGGACGTCGTCGTCATCGCGACCACGAACCGCCCCGACCTGATCGACTCGGCACTGCTCCGTCCCGGCCGGCTGGACCGTCACGTCCACGTTCCCGTCCCCGACGAGGAGGGCCGCAAGAAGATCTTCGAGGTCCACACCCGCAACAAGCCGCTGGCCGATACGGTCGACCTCGACGACCTCGCTGCCAGAACGGAGGGCTACGTCGGTGCCGACATCGAAGCCGTCACCCGCGAGGCCTCGATGGCCGCCAGCCGCGAGTTCATCACCTCGGTCGATCCCGAGGATATCGGAGACTCCGTCGGCAACGTCCGCATCAGTACGGAGCACTTCGACCACGCGCTCGAGGAAGTCGGGCCGAGCGTGACGCCCGAGACGCGCGAACGCTACGAGGAACTCGAAGAGGAGTTCCAGCAGGCCGAACCGACCCCGGAAGAAGACCAGCTCGGTCGCACCTTCCAGTAAGCAGCCACGACCGCCGGCGCGACGCTGCGCCCGCGGCAGTGAACGGTGTTTTTTGACGGCATCGAGTCGACCAGCGGCTGCACTGGTGCATGCGTTCGTCGGGCCACGTTGCGTCGCAGCCCTCGAAAGCGCCGACTGTAAGCGCGTTATACGGACTACTGTCCGTCAGTTCCGCCGCACCCGGTCATGCGGGTGCGCCGGGAACCAGTTACAGCAGACCGGATCAGTCGTCGGCCGTCGTCGCCGACGCCGCCGACTGCGCACGACGCGGGTCCGGCTTCGTCAGGAGCCGAACCGAGATTCCGGCACCGAGCAGCGCGATCACGGACAGCGTCGCGAAAAAGACGCCCATCGTCGTGTGATCCAGCAGATACCCGCCTAACGAGATGCTGAGCGCGCCCAGCCCGAACATCCCGAGGTACGTGTAGCCGTAGGAGAGCCCGCGCGTATCGGCGGGCGTGTAGACGGCGACAGCCTCCTGATAGAACGGTTCGATCGCGAACAGCGAGAACCCGAGGACGCCGCAGTAGAACACGATCGCACCGAGTCCCATCGAGGAGATCGGGACGAACGCGAGGGCGAGGGCTGCGAGGCCGAGGAAGACGACGACCAGCCCGCGAGCGACGGCCACGCGGGCGGTCAACTTGCCGGCGACGTACTGGCCCGCCATGCCGGCGACGAGCAAGCCGACGTAGATGTAATCGCCGAGCGAGAGTTCCTCGAGCCCACCCGGCGATTCGATGCCGGCCATCGCCGGCAGTCCGTGAAGCAACTCCGGCAGGTACGTGAGCACGCCGCGGTAGTAGAGGCCGACGAACGTGACGACGGCGAACACGAGGAGAAACGAACTGGCGAACAATGATTTGGAGTTCGCGACGAACGCCGATCCTGCAGCCGAGTCCGTCGTTGCGTCAGCATCGGTCGTCCGTGACCGGCTGTCGAGTGCAGCGGTCGGATCGAACTCGAGTCGAAGCCCGTAGATCGTCGCTACCAGACCGGGCACGGCGAGCGCGACGGCGACGAGTTGCCACTCGAAGACGAGCAACAGCGTCGCGGTGGCGAACGGGCCGAGCGCGATGCCGACGTTGCCGGCGATGCCGTGCCAGGCGAAGACTGTGCCGCGGTTTTCGACACCGGTGCTGATGAGCGCCAGTCCCGCCGGATGGTAGATGCTGGCGATGATTCCCCAGCACAGCAGGTTGGCCGCGACGGCGTAGATCGAGGGCGCAGCCGCGAGCGTGACGAACGAGCCACTCATGCCGGCGAGACAGAGCAGTATGAGCCGCTTCGGACCGTATCTGTCAGCGAGCAATCCCGCCGGGAGTGCACCCAGTCCGAACGGAGCGTACCCAAGCGCGACAACGAGTCCGACGAGGGCGACGCTAACGTCGAACGCGTCGAGCCAGACGACCAGAAAGATGGGAATCGCGAGTTCGAACCAGTGAACGATCGCGTGGGCGAGCATCGTAAACGTCGCAATTGCCTTGTCGTTATTCCCGAGTGACATTCAGTTTCGACCGTCGATACTGACAGATTCCACGCCGGCTACTTATCAATACGGAAACGTTCGCTCTCGAAACGCAGTCTCCCGCGGTCATGACCGACCGACTACAACGTGCGTTTGGCCGACTGCTCACCGAGTCCCTCGAGGACTTCGTCGGCGTGTCCCTCTGGCGTGACGCCTTCGTAGACGGCCTCGATCAGACCATCGGGGCCGACGACGTACGTGTTGCGGAAGACGCCATCAAAGGTGTTCCCGAACATTTGTTTTTCGCCGTAGGAGTCATACAGCGTCGCGACCTCACCGAGTTCGTCGGAAAGCAGGTCGAACTCGAGGTCGTATGCCGCGGCGAACGACTCGAGGTCGTCGACCGGGTCGTCGCTGATCCCGACGATTCGGGCGTCTCGGTCGTGGAACTGCGGCCGGGCGTCGTTGAACGCACAGGCTTCGGTGGTACAGCCGTCGGTGTTCGCACGGGGATAGAAGTACACCACGAGCCGTTGGCCGTCGAAGTCGGATCGGCGAACCGTCTCGCCGTGTTGGTTCTGGAGCGCGAATTCGGGTGCCTCGTCGCCTACGTCGAGCATGGCCGTCTGTTAGCGACTGCTGTTGTATGTGTTGTGATTCGAGCCGGCTCGAGCCGCAAAGCGTCTACTCGAGCGGTTCGGCTGCGTCCCGCTCGACCAGCGGTGTGGCGTTCTGTGCCGGCAGCGTGACCACGTCGTCGGTCGAGAGGGTGTACTCGCGGTCGTCGACGCCGAGGATCGAGCCGATATCCTGAGTGATCTTGACCGTGACGCGGTCGACAGCGTCGGTGTCGTCATCGTCGGTCTTAGTATCCGTCTCCGACTCCGACTCGGAACTGGTGGGTGGACTGTCCGACGGCGGCTCCGGCGGCGTGTCGTCGACCGTCGGTCCGTCGCCACCCATGACGTCTGCAGGCGTGACGCCACTGGGGCCGGTCGATTCGCTCGCCGACCCATCGGCGCCGGCTGACGACGCGGCGTCCGCTGGTGGTTCCTGTGGTGGCACCGGCGGTGTGTCGTCGGTCGTGTCACTAGCCGGTGACGGTGGCTCGGCACCGATTTCGGGCTCGTCCGGCGGCACGTCATCGACGCCGTCGTCGGGCACAGGACGAGTCGAGGCTGCCTCGCTGTCGTCGGGCATGTCGACATCATCGGGACCTGCCTCGGTCGCGGCACTGGCGTTGACTTCGGACGCTACGTCGGTTTCGACACCCTCGAGCACGTCGAGCACGCGGGATTTGTTCGCGCCGATACGGTCGACGAGGTCGTCGAAGAGATCGGCCTCCTCGGCCGTCAGACCTTCGTCGTCCGCCGCCATCCCGGCCGCGGCGAGGCTGGCCTGTTTGACGAGTTTCCCCATCCGACGCTCGTAGATCGCCTCGACGACATCCTTGGCGGTCTCGATCTCGTCGGTGAGGTGGCCGATCTCCGGCGACGAAAACGGATCGTCGACCTGCTCGGCCACGTGCTCGCGTTCGTCCTCGAGGTCGGCGATGTACTCGCCGACCTCCTGGTAGAACGAGGGGCGAAGGTTCTGGAGGCTGTCTTTCTTTCGCTCCTTGCTCTGGACCGACCGCAACTCGTCTAAGTTCATTCTTTCTCCTTTTCAGCCCGGCCGCGCGCCATCAGGAACACGGCAACGTACTCTGGTAATGACTGGTCTCCCTCCGAGACCGTAAAGCTATGCCCACCGAGTTCGACCTCGCCGCCGTCGGTGACGTCGACCGTGATCTCGTGACCGCGGAACGTGTCCGGAACGGCGTCGTCGAGTGGGTCGAAGTCATCGATCTCGTCGCGCTCGAGGCGCACCGTCTCGAGGCCGCTGCCGCCGTGAAGACTGCCCGGCAGGCGGATAAGCCGGTTCGTGTCGGTGGTGACCGGTTCGTCGATCGGCGCGTTGTCCCGCTCGACTGCCCGGTCTGCGAACCGTTCTGCCAGCTGGGCGATCGCCGTATGGACGGTGACGTTGCCCGCCTCGAGTTGCTCGCGGTTGTTGCGGGCGGCGTTGAGCGTCGCCGTCGCCTTCCCCTCGCCGATCCCGTCGAACTCCTGCAGGCGCTCGAGAGCGTCCTCGTCGTCGAGCGCGAGCAGGTCGTCGAGATATGCCATCAGGTGGGCGTGTGTGCGCGCCCCCCATCCCCCTTCGGTCTGGAGCGTTCGGCGCTCCGTCGGCGTCTTCCGGCCCAATCCGGCCACGGTCTCGGTCTCGATCAGCGACTCGAAATCCAGTCCGATCCCCCGAACGTAGTCGACGATCTCCCGGCGGTGTTCCCGTTCGAGGTGGACGACGTTCTCGTCGCGGACGTGGACGTGGTAGCCGCGGCCGCCCGAGAAAACGATCTCGAGGTCCTCGAAGCCGAAATCGTTCTCGAGAAAGTCGAGCAATCGGAAGAGCGCCTGCTTACACTTCGCGAGCATCTCGGCGTAGGAGTCCTCGCCCAGCGTGACACTCGGCAGGTGGTCGGCGTCTAAGTCGAAGACGAGATCCGCTGACTGCCAGTCTTTCTCGTGCATCGAACTCGCGCCGGGGTCTCGAAACCGTCCCGCCGAAAAGTAGACGTGTTGTGGTCGTTTCCGGACGAGAAACTCCGAGAGTTCACCTAACTCGAGCAGCGAACGGTGACGGACCATCGTCGTCTCCGGGCCCGCAGTCCACGGAATGTACCCCCACTCGCGTTCGTTGGCCCCGGGCGGTGGTGTGATCTCTGTCCGCCGGTAGTGATCACGAAATCGTCCCCGAAGATAGGCCCTCGTTCGCTCCTCCATGCACCTCGCTTTCTCGTCGGTGTGGGACTATAGATGTGCCGAACTACGGCCGCCAGCGACCGCTGTGACGGGATAGCAAACGACAGTTGGCGGCGCTCAGCGCCGCATCAGATCCGAGATTTTGTCGGCGATTCCGACGTCGGCACCGAGTTTCAGATAGTAGGCGTCGCCGCCGTCCTCGTAGTAGCCGTCGATGCGGCGTTTGATCTCGAAGCCGAGATGCTCGTAAAAC belongs to Natronorubrum aibiense and includes:
- a CDS encoding CDC48 family AAA ATPase; its protein translation is MKLTVKPLKQKDAGRGLAAIDRVSMRELDLENGDYIVIKGKGDNQSVARVWPGYPEDEGRGIVRIDGRLRQEADVGIDDRVEIEAADVNPAKSVTVALPQNLRIRGDIGPLVRDKLSGQAVTEGQTVPFSLSFGPMASSGQSVPLKIASSSPSGTVVITDSTNIEISETPAEQVSAGPGASPEGVPDVTYEDIGGLDDELDQVREMIELPMRHPELFQQLGIEPPKGVLLHGPPGTGKTLMAKAVANEIDAHFETISGPEIMSKYYGESEEKLREVFEEAEENAPSIVFIDELDSIAPKREEAGGDVERRVVAQLLSLMDGLEERGRVTVIAATNRVDDIDPALRRGGRFDREIEIGVPDKEGRKEILQVHTRGMPLTDSVDLEHYASNTHGFVGADLESLARESAMNALRRIRPELDLESEEIDADVLDRLQVNKQDFKEALKGIQPSAMREVFVEVPDVTWNDVGGLGDTKERLRETIQWPLDYPEVFEAMDMDAAKGVMMYGPPGTGKTLLAKAVANEAESNFISIKGPELLNKYVGESEKGVREIFEKARSNAPTVIFFDEIDSIAGERGQRQGDSGVGERVVSQLLTELDGLEELEDVVVIATTNRPDLIDSALLRPGRLDRHVHVPVPDEEGRKKIFEVHTRNKPLADTVDLDDLAARTEGYVGADIEAVTREASMAASREFITSVDPEDIGDSVGNVRISTEHFDHALEEVGPSVTPETRERYEELEEEFQQAEPTPEEDQLGRTFQ
- a CDS encoding MFS transporter, whose product is MSLGNNDKAIATFTMLAHAIVHWFELAIPIFLVVWLDAFDVSVALVGLVVALGYAPFGLGALPAGLLADRYGPKRLILLCLAGMSGSFVTLAAAPSIYAVAANLLCWGIIASIYHPAGLALISTGVENRGTVFAWHGIAGNVGIALGPFATATLLLVFEWQLVAVALAVPGLVATIYGLRLEFDPTAALDSRSRTTDADATTDSAAGSAFVANSKSLFASSFLLVFAVVTFVGLYYRGVLTYLPELLHGLPAMAGIESPGGLEELSLGDYIYVGLLVAGMAGQYVAGKLTARVAVARGLVVVFLGLAALALAFVPISSMGLGAIVFYCGVLGFSLFAIEPFYQEAVAVYTPADTRGLSYGYTYLGMFGLGALSISLGGYLLDHTTMGVFFATLSVIALLGAGISVRLLTKPDPRRAQSAASATTADD
- the bcp gene encoding thioredoxin-dependent thiol peroxidase, with translation MLDVGDEAPEFALQNQHGETVRRSDFDGQRLVVYFYPRANTDGCTTEACAFNDARPQFHDRDARIVGISDDPVDDLESFAAAYDLEFDLLSDELGEVATLYDSYGEKQMFGNTFDGVFRNTYVVGPDGLIEAVYEGVTPEGHADEVLEGLGEQSAKRTL
- a CDS encoding DNA replication complex subunit Gins51, with the translated sequence MNLDELRSVQSKERKKDSLQNLRPSFYQEVGEYIADLEDEREHVAEQVDDPFSSPEIGHLTDEIETAKDVVEAIYERRMGKLVKQASLAAAGMAADDEGLTAEEADLFDDLVDRIGANKSRVLDVLEGVETDVASEVNASAATEAGPDDVDMPDDSEAASTRPVPDDGVDDVPPDEPEIGAEPPSPASDTTDDTPPVPPQEPPADAASSAGADGSASESTGPSGVTPADVMGGDGPTVDDTPPEPPSDSPPTSSESESETDTKTDDDDTDAVDRVTVKITQDIGSILGVDDREYTLSTDDVVTLPAQNATPLVERDAAEPLE
- the priS gene encoding DNA primase small subunit PriS, which encodes MEERTRAYLRGRFRDHYRRTEITPPPGANEREWGYIPWTAGPETTMVRHRSLLELGELSEFLVRKRPQHVYFSAGRFRDPGASSMHEKDWQSADLVFDLDADHLPSVTLGEDSYAEMLAKCKQALFRLLDFLENDFGFEDLEIVFSGGRGYHVHVRDENVVHLEREHRREIVDYVRGIGLDFESLIETETVAGLGRKTPTERRTLQTEGGWGARTHAHLMAYLDDLLALDDEDALERLQEFDGIGEGKATATLNAARNNREQLEAGNVTVHTAIAQLAERFADRAVERDNAPIDEPVTTDTNRLIRLPGSLHGGSGLETVRLERDEIDDFDPLDDAVPDTFRGHEITVDVTDGGEVELGGHSFTVSEGDQSLPEYVAVFLMARGRAEKEKE